The following are encoded together in the Ranitomeya imitator isolate aRanImi1 chromosome 4, aRanImi1.pri, whole genome shotgun sequence genome:
- the LOC138673835 gene encoding serine/arginine repetitive matrix protein 5-like, whose product MITIPAPTGDPSPQETWHPQETRHPQETRHPQETRHPQETRHPQGTRHPQGTRHPQETRHPQETRHRRRPGTRRPGTRRRPGTRKRPGTRRRPGTRRRPGTRRGPGTRRRPGTRRRPGTAGDPAPGDPAPAGDPAPARDPAPAGDPAPAGDPAPAGDPAPAGDPAPAGDPAPAGDPAPQETQHPQETRHPQETRHPETRHPQETRHPQETRHPQETRHPQETRHPQGTRHPQGTRHPQETRHPQETRHLQETRHRRRPSTCRRPSTRRRPGTRRPGTRRRPGTRRRPGTRRRPGTRRRPGTAGDPAPAGDPAPAGDPAPTGDPALAGDPALAGNPALAGDPAPETRHPQETRHQQETQHPQETRHQQETRHSQETRHQQETQHPQETRHQQETRHSQETRHQQETRHQQETRHQQETRHQQETRHPQETQHQQETQHQQETRHQQETRHQQETRNPQETQHPQASWHLKETRRLKETRHQQETRHQQETRHQQETRHQQETRHQQETRHQQETQHPQESWHLKETRRLKETRHQQETRHQQETRHQQETRHQQETRHQQESRQAEKLPQLEMSSGEKLQIYW is encoded by the exons ATGATAACTATTCCGGCACCCACAGGAGACCCATCACCGCAGGAGACCTGGCACCCGCAGGAGACCCGGCACCCGCAGGAGACCCGGCACCCGCAAGAGACCCGGCACCCGCAGGAGACCCGGCACCCGCAGGGGACCCGGCACCCGCAGGGGACCCGGCACCCGCAGGAGACCCGGCACCCGCAGGAGACCCGGCACCGCAGGAGACCCGGCACCCGGAGACCCGGCACCCGCAGGAGACCCGGCACCCGCAAGAGACCCGGCACCCGCAGGAGACCCGGCACCCGCAGGAGACCCGGCACCCGCAGGGGACCCGGCACCCGCAGGAGACCCGGCACCCGCAGGAGACCCGGCACCGCAGGAGACCCGGCACCCGGAGACCCGGCACCCGCAGGAGACCCGGCACCCGCAAGAGACCCGGCACCCGCAGGAGACCCGGCACCCGCAGGAGACCCGGCACCCGCAGGAGACCCGGCACCCGCAGGAGACCCGGCACCCGCAGGAGACCCAGCACCCGCAGGAGACCCGGCACCGCAGGAGACCCAGCACCCGCAGGAGACCCGGCACCCGCAGGAGACCCGGCACCCGGAGACCCGGCACCCGCAGGAGACCCGGCACCCGCAGGAGACCCGGCACCCGCAAGAGACCCGGCACCCGCAGGAGACCCGGCACCCGCAGGGGACCCGGCACCCGCAGGGGACCCGGCACCCGCAGGAGACCCGGCACCCGCAGGAGACCCGGCACCTGCAGGAGACCCGGCACCGCAGGAGACCCAGCACCTGCAGGAGACCCAGCACCCGCAGGAGACCCGGCACCCGGAGACCCGGCACCCGCAGGAGACCCGGCACCCGCAGGAGACCCGGCACCCGCAGGAGACCCGGCACCCGTAGGAGACCCGGCACCGCAGGAGACCCAGCACCCGCAGGAGACCCGGCACCCGCAGGAGACCCGGCACCCACAGGAGACCCAGCACTTGCAGGAGACCCAGCACTTGCAGGAAACCCAGCACTTGCAGGAGACCCAGCACCC GAGACCCGGCACCCGCAGGAGACCCGGCACCAGCAGGAGACCCAGCACCCACAGGAGACACGGCACCAGCAGGAGACCCGGCACTCACAGGAAACCCGGCACCAGCAGGAGACCCAGCACCCGCAGGAGACACGGCACCAGCAGGAGACCCGGCACTCACAGGAGACCCGGCACCAGCAGGAGACCCGGCACCAGCAGGAGACCCGGCACCAGCAGGAGACACGGCACCAGCAGGAGACACGGCACCCGCAGGAGACCCAGCACCAGCAGGAGACCCAGCACCAGCAGGAGACCCGGCACCAGCAGGAGACCCGACACCAGCAGGAGACCCGGAACCCGCAGGAGACCCAGCACCCGCAGGCGTCCTGGCACCTGAAGGAGACCCGGCGCCTGAAGGAGACCCGGCACCAGCAGGAGACCCGGCACCAGCAGGAGACCCGACACCAGCAGGAGACCCGGCACCAGCAGGAGACCCGGCACCAGCAGGAGACCCGGCACCAGCAGGAGACCCAGCACCCGCAGGAGTCCTGGCACCTGAAGGAGACCCGGCGCCTGAAGGAGACCCGGCACCAGCAGGAGACCCGGCACCAGCAGGAGACCCGGCACCAGCAGGAGACCCGGCACCAGCAGGAGACCCGGCACCAGCAGGAGTCTCGGCAAGCGGAGAAACTACCCCAGCTAGAAATGAGCAGTGGAGAAAAGCTGCAGATTTACTGGTGA